Below is a genomic region from Ziziphus jujuba cultivar Dongzao chromosome 7, ASM3175591v1.
atatatatatatattaattcgcCAAACCCCAATGTTAAATTTACGAACAACCAGTATTGGTGAGCAAAAGTCATTATCGATCAACATAAGTGAATGCCGATCAACATTGAATAAATAGTCGCATCTAAACTCAGTGCTTTCCAATAGGGTAAACTACTTCAAATTGGCTAAACGAATACGATATGGACTGGGAGATTCATCGTCTAGTCcaataggaaaaaaatatttttttactttgtaaTAAATATACGATTAGACTAAGAAACTTACTCAAGTCCAGTCCATAGTGGAATGGTGTCCTCACATCCCAAAGGGGCTTGCCTGCTAAATATTTTATTGCTGTCTTTTATTACATTGTACGACTTGGgaaaaataaagtattataATCAAGAAACCAATCTACCATTCTTACTCAATTCTGCTATCTAAGAATGTAGGCTACCTCCCTCTTTTAACTTCTTGTCTATCTAACAATAGAAACTcagaggccaaaaaaaaaaaaaaaaagaaaaattatagagCAAAGCAATGCCAGGTATAGGAGAGCAAGCAAATGTTCCACTGTTGGAAGGAGACATAGCTTCAACAATCCCAGTATCAGTAGAAGATGGAGATGAAGACAATGAGGAAGACCAACTTCTTTCATGGAGGGTTTGGAAAGAATCAAAGAAACTCTGGCACATAGCAGGTCCTACAATCTTTGGCCTCCTAGCCAGCTACTGTACCCTTGTCATCACCCAAGCCTTTGCTGGTCACCTGGGTAGTCTTGACCTCGCTGCAATATCCTTGGCTTTCTACGTCATCGTTAACTTCAATTTTGGTCTCCTGGTACTTACACAGCCTTGACATTATGTACTTTGCTTTCAACTActagacttttattttttatcttgcaATTTGGGTCTTTATAagtgttaattatttttaatagtcaATTTTTATGATTTGAATCTAGTTTAATTAGCATTATTGTCAAAAAGCTATGATATATCAAACTACGTCAATATTGCTATCTTACTTTTCACCAGCTGGGGATGGCAAGCGCTTTGGAAACGCTATGTGGCCAAGCTTTCGGTGCCAAGAAGTATGACATGATGGGTGTATACCTGCAGCGTTCATGGATTGTTCTGTTTACTTGCAGCATTCTGCTTTTGCCAATCTATTTCTTCGCGACTCCGATTCTAAAGCTTTTGGGACAGCATTCAGATCTCGCAGAGGCAGCGGGGGTAGCGTCAATGTGTTTGATACCATTTCACATTAGCTTTGCGATTCAATTCCCATTGCAGAGATTCCTGCAGAGCCAGCTTAAGACTGGTGTGATTGCTTGGGTATCACTAGCAGCACTAATTGTGCATGTGACAGTGAGTTGGTTGTTTGTGTATAGGCTTGAGCTTGGACTGGTTGGTACAGCCATTAGTTTGAATTTCGCTATGTGGGTGATGGTGATTGGACTTTCGGGTTACACATTTTGTGGTGGGTGTCCTTTGACTTGGTCTGGTTTTTCAGTCCAAGCTTTTTCAGGCCTTTGGGAGTTTATCAAACTCTCTGTCGCTTCCGGTGTCATGCTTTGGTACACCCACCATCTTAGTTACCATTCATTTAATTCTACCCAGTTTAATTATGCTTTTGAAtcattatacacacacacacacacacacacacacacacacacacacacatatatatatatatatatatagattaaaaaaaaaaaaaaaaaaaaaaaaaaacaaacgtcGTATTAGATGGCATCAGTTTGTTAATAAGTTAGATAACATCCAATAttagaaatatgtattttttttaattctggtGGAAAATTGGATGGGttccttccctttttttttttctttcttttttttttttttttttttgggatgatacataattttttttttttgtttttgcagcACAAGTCCTGATTTTTACAGCatctaataataagaaaatatgtaGATTTATAATCACTAacatttttgtgtgttttccatttgaaaatttgattgCAGCTTAGAAAGCTGGTACTCTACACTAGTTTTATTGGTGACTGGAAGTCTTAAAAATGCTGAGACTGCCGTGGATGCTTTGTCTATATGGTATATAAACTATCTTTACAACCCCCCACGAAcccaccaccaaaaaaaaaaaaaaaaagactttctttttggttagtttttttttttttttttttttttttttttttttgttttaatcaaaatttatacTAGCTTTTACTTTAAAGATAGGATGTGATAACATTTTTGTTGTTAAGATTTCTAGATAAGCCATGCACAAAAGCTGTGTTATTAAATGCCATTCTAACGGGCTATGATTTTTGTTCTATAGCATGAGCATAAATGGATGGGAGATGATGatttcttttggattttttggCGCAACCGGGTAATTTTTGAGAtaataacttcttcttttttaatttaaattcccaaaaagCCGCTTCAAAGAACGTGTGTTCTTCATGGCTTGTTTTCACGCACTGTATTGTTTCTTCATCTATTTATTCTTATTGATCTTTTTGAATGTTTGCATTACACATCTAgaaataattgtatatatttctctgccatgattaaaaaaaattattaaaaaaaaaaaaaaaaggtctgatAATAGTTTTG
It encodes:
- the LOC107425208 gene encoding protein DETOXIFICATION 27, coding for MPGIGEQANVPLLEGDIASTIPVSVEDGDEDNEEDQLLSWRVWKESKKLWHIAGPTIFGLLASYCTLVITQAFAGHLGSLDLAAISLAFYVIVNFNFGLLLGMASALETLCGQAFGAKKYDMMGVYLQRSWIVLFTCSILLLPIYFFATPILKLLGQHSDLAEAAGVASMCLIPFHISFAIQFPLQRFLQSQLKTGVIAWVSLAALIVHVTVSWLFVYRLELGLVGTAISLNFAMWVMVIGLSGYTFCGGCPLTWSGFSVQAFSGLWEFIKLSVASGVMLCLESWYSTLVLLVTGSLKNAETAVDALSICMSINGWEMMISFGFFGATGVRVANELGAGNGRAAKFATKVSVVTSATIGFTLALLIVILHNDIALIFSSSKLILQEVNKLSVLLAIAILLNSVQPVLSGVAVGSGWQSYVAYINLGCYYLIGLPLGYVMGWEFHKGVMGVWGGMIGGTAIQTLILVVITIRCDWKKEADKACMHVMKWADTS